The genomic stretch AAAAGAAAAACTTGTAGAACTTAAAAGAGAGTTGTTAAAGGAAAGAGTTAGTATAGCTACTTCTGGATCACCAACAAATCCGGGAAGATTGAGAGAAATTAAAAGAACTATTGCAAGAATATTAACAATAATGAATGAAAAGAAAAGAATGGCTTCACAACAACAGTAATCAAAATAACTTTATATTGGAAAAATTTAAATACTTCCTATAGATATTATAAAATATATTTCTACCCATATAAAGAGTAAAACTTAGAGGTGCAGTAATGCCAGAAATTTGCCCAAGGTGTGGTTTGCCTAAA from Methanocaldococcus lauensis encodes the following:
- the rpmC gene encoding 50S ribosomal protein L29, which codes for MAILRANELREMSIDELKEKLVELKRELLKERVSIATSGSPTNPGRLREIKRTIARILTIMNEKKRMASQQQ